In a single window of the Limnochorda sp. L945t genome:
- a CDS encoding serine hydroxymethyltransferase, translated as MTTTEDLDPVIGEVDPEIAQALRDELRRQEDGLELIASENYASPAVMRAQGSVLTNKYAEGLPGRRYYGGCEFVDVAERLAIERAKALFGADHVNVQPHSGAQANAAVYFAALKPGDTVLGMSLAHGGHLTHGSPINLSGAWFRFVHYGVSPQTERLDYDEIGTLARQHRPKMIVAGASAYPRVIDFAALRAIADEVGAVLMVDMAHIAGLVAAGLHPSPIPVSQYVTTTTHKTLRGPRGGLIFCQAEYAKAVDRAVFPGMQGGPLMHVIAAKAVALKEALAPEFKAYQRQVVANAAALADALMERGYRLVSGGTDNHLMLVDVQRSRGLTGKDAERLLEEAGLTVNKNAIPFDPQPPAVASGIRIGTPAITTRGLRQAEMAQIAVWIDEVLSHPGDEAVRRRVRGEVRELCRAFPVYRSGL; from the coding sequence ATGACCACGACGGAGGACCTCGACCCGGTGATCGGCGAGGTGGACCCCGAGATCGCGCAGGCCCTTCGCGACGAGTTGCGACGGCAAGAGGATGGCCTGGAGCTCATCGCCTCCGAAAACTACGCGAGCCCCGCCGTCATGCGGGCCCAGGGTAGCGTGCTCACCAACAAGTACGCGGAGGGGCTGCCGGGGCGGCGCTATTACGGCGGGTGCGAGTTCGTCGACGTGGCCGAGCGGCTGGCCATCGAGCGGGCGAAGGCTCTCTTCGGAGCCGATCACGTCAACGTCCAGCCCCACTCCGGGGCACAGGCCAACGCGGCGGTCTACTTCGCGGCGCTCAAGCCCGGGGACACGGTGCTCGGGATGAGCCTGGCCCACGGCGGGCACCTCACCCACGGGAGCCCCATCAACCTGTCGGGGGCCTGGTTCCGGTTCGTGCATTACGGCGTTTCTCCGCAAACGGAGCGCCTCGACTACGACGAGATCGGCACCCTGGCCCGCCAGCACCGGCCCAAGATGATCGTGGCCGGCGCGAGCGCCTACCCGAGGGTCATCGACTTCGCGGCGCTGAGAGCCATCGCCGACGAGGTCGGGGCCGTGTTGATGGTCGACATGGCCCACATCGCCGGGCTGGTGGCGGCGGGGCTGCACCCGAGCCCCATCCCGGTCTCCCAGTACGTCACCACCACCACCCACAAGACCTTGCGGGGGCCGCGAGGTGGGCTCATCTTCTGCCAGGCGGAGTACGCCAAGGCCGTCGACCGGGCGGTCTTCCCCGGCATGCAGGGCGGGCCTCTGATGCACGTCATCGCGGCCAAGGCGGTGGCGCTCAAGGAGGCGCTGGCGCCGGAGTTCAAGGCATACCAGCGTCAGGTCGTGGCCAACGCGGCGGCGCTGGCGGACGCGTTGATGGAGCGGGGGTACAGGTTGGTCTCGGGCGGGACGGACAACCACCTGATGCTGGTCGACGTGCAGCGCTCTCGAGGCCTCACGGGCAAGGATGCCGAGCGGCTGCTGGAGGAGGCCGGCCTTACCGTCAACAAGAACGCCATACCGTTCGATCCGCAGCCGCCGGCGGTAGCGAGCGGGATCCGCATCGGCACGCCGGCGATCACGACGAGAGGCCTCAGGCAAGCCGAGATGGCGCAGATCGCGGTCTGGATCGACGAGGTCTTGAGCCATCCCGGCGACGAGGCGGTGCGCAGGCGGGTTCGCGGCGAGGTGCGCGAGCTTTGCCGGGCGTTTCCGGTGTACCGCAGCGGGTTGTAG
- a CDS encoding 2-oxoacid:acceptor oxidoreductase family protein: protein MLEIRWHGRGGQGAKTAAFLLGEALATTGKYVQAFPEYGPERTGAPVVAYDRVSDEPIRVHSPVTTPRYVVVLDLTLAAAVDLAAGVPDDGMILVNTGKAPDEVRRTLKLDGRPIRVLTVDAHRISLQTLKRSIPNTPMLGALVKAAELLPREQFMQAMRDNLSHKFHGRPHLVEANMAAIEQAYEEVAAR from the coding sequence ATGCTCGAGATCCGTTGGCACGGCCGGGGCGGGCAGGGTGCCAAGACGGCCGCCTTCCTGCTGGGGGAGGCGCTGGCCACCACCGGCAAGTACGTGCAGGCCTTTCCGGAGTACGGGCCGGAGCGGACCGGTGCGCCGGTGGTCGCTTACGACCGGGTGTCGGACGAGCCCATCCGGGTTCACTCACCGGTTACCACCCCGCGCTACGTCGTGGTGCTGGACCTGACGCTGGCCGCAGCGGTCGACCTGGCGGCGGGGGTGCCGGACGACGGGATGATCCTGGTCAACACGGGCAAGGCTCCGGACGAGGTGCGCCGCACGCTCAAGCTGGACGGGCGCCCCATCCGGGTGCTGACCGTGGATGCCCACCGCATCTCGCTCCAGACCCTCAAACGCTCCATTCCCAACACGCCCATGCTGGGCGCGCTGGTGAAGGCGGCCGAGTTGCTTCCCAGGGAGCAGTTCATGCAGGCGATGCGGGACAACCTCAGCCACAAATTCCACGGGCGGCCGCACCTGGTGGAGGCCAACATGGCCGCCATCGAGCAGGCCTACGAGGAGGTTGCAGCACGATGA
- a CDS encoding 4Fe-4S dicluster domain-containing protein, giving the protein MSVVKKTMPAEKEASVTLPWTRMAEGGLVPRGGTAASVRTGAWRTGQMPVLDLEACIHCLRCWIWCPDSAVLLDGEKVSGIDYDHCKGCGICAQVCPPKVHAIQMVAEEVEG; this is encoded by the coding sequence ATGAGCGTCGTGAAAAAGACGATGCCTGCCGAGAAGGAGGCGAGTGTCACCCTGCCCTGGACCCGGATGGCGGAGGGAGGATTGGTGCCGCGCGGCGGCACGGCCGCCTCCGTACGTACCGGCGCGTGGCGGACCGGCCAGATGCCCGTCCTCGACCTCGAGGCCTGCATCCACTGCCTGCGCTGCTGGATCTGGTGCCCGGACAGCGCCGTCCTGCTCGATGGCGAGAAGGTTTCCGGGATCGACTACGACCACTGCAAAGGCTGCGGCATCTGTGCCCAGGTCTGCCCGCCCAAGGTGCACGCCATCCAGATGGTTGCCGAGGAGGTCGAGGGCTGA
- a CDS encoding transketolase C-terminal domain-containing protein, whose protein sequence is MGDSTHMPAGRRRTTMTGAEATAEAMRQIHPDVVAAYPITPQTDIVMRFARFVSDGVVQTEFVPVESEHSAISAVLGASAAGARAMTATSGPGFALMHEILYVVAGYRLPVVMPVANRALSGPINIHGDHSDTMGSRDAGWIQIFSENAQEAYDNLIQAVRIAEHPSVRLPVMVTQDGFIITHGMEIVETLADEEVRQFVGTYEPERSLLDVDHPMTVGALALQNSYFELKRQLAEAMAASRRIIADVGEAFGRLSGRYYGLTESYRMEDAELAILALGSTAGTAKVVVDELRARGQKVGLVKVRVFRPFPAAHLRDLLRHVRALAVLDRSDGYAGMGGPVFAEVKAALYGLPQGPVITNYVYGLGGRDITPEMIESVYADLGELARRASKEPERVVAEAALTPHYLGVREPDGALISALGALQLNGER, encoded by the coding sequence ATGGGCGATTCCACTCACATGCCGGCCGGGAGGCGCCGTACGACGATGACGGGCGCCGAGGCGACGGCCGAGGCGATGCGGCAGATCCACCCCGACGTGGTGGCGGCCTATCCCATCACTCCCCAGACCGACATCGTGATGCGCTTCGCGCGCTTCGTCTCCGACGGGGTCGTGCAGACCGAGTTCGTGCCGGTCGAGAGCGAGCATTCGGCCATCAGTGCCGTGCTGGGCGCGTCGGCGGCAGGCGCCCGGGCGATGACCGCGACGTCCGGCCCGGGGTTTGCCCTCATGCACGAGATCCTGTACGTGGTGGCGGGGTACCGGCTGCCCGTGGTGATGCCCGTGGCCAACCGGGCGCTCTCGGGCCCCATCAACATCCACGGCGACCACAGCGACACCATGGGGTCGCGGGATGCGGGCTGGATCCAGATCTTTTCCGAAAACGCCCAGGAGGCGTATGACAACCTCATCCAGGCCGTCCGGATCGCCGAGCACCCGTCGGTCCGGCTTCCCGTGATGGTCACGCAGGACGGCTTCATCATCACGCACGGGATGGAGATCGTCGAGACGCTCGCGGACGAGGAGGTCCGGCAGTTCGTCGGCACCTACGAGCCGGAGCGCTCCCTGCTCGACGTCGACCACCCGATGACCGTGGGCGCCCTGGCCCTGCAAAACAGCTACTTCGAGCTCAAGCGGCAGCTGGCAGAGGCGATGGCCGCCTCCCGGCGGATCATCGCGGACGTGGGAGAGGCCTTCGGGCGGTTGAGCGGGCGTTACTACGGCCTGACCGAGAGCTACCGGATGGAGGATGCCGAGCTCGCGATCCTGGCCCTGGGCTCGACGGCCGGCACGGCCAAGGTCGTCGTCGACGAGCTGCGCGCCAGGGGCCAGAAGGTGGGGCTCGTGAAGGTACGGGTCTTCCGGCCGTTCCCTGCGGCACACCTGCGGGATCTGCTTCGCCACGTGCGGGCGCTCGCGGTCCTGGATCGTTCCGACGGGTACGCCGGCATGGGCGGGCCGGTGTTCGCCGAGGTCAAGGCGGCGTTGTACGGGTTACCCCAGGGGCCGGTGATCACCAACTACGTCTACGGGTTGGGCGGCCGCGACATCACCCCGGAAATGATCGAGTCGGTTTACGCCGACCTGGGCGAACTGGCGCGCCGGGCGTCGAAGGAGCCCGAGCGGGTCGTCGCCGAAGCGGCTCTGACGCCGCACTACCTGGGAGTGCGCGAGCCGGACGGCGCCCTCATCAGCGCGCTGGGCGCCCTGCAGCTAAACGGTGAGAGGTGA
- a CDS encoding thiamine pyrophosphate-dependent enzyme, which produces MPTLKQLARRPNPLTGGHSACAGCGFPQAIRLVLMSIEEPVVVAGATGCMEVTTTTYPNTAWNVPFIHNAFENAAATISGVEAAYKALVRRGKINKPIRFVAFGGDGGTYDIGLQALSGAAERGHRFLYVCYDNQAYMNTGIQRSGATPFGASTTTTPAGEVVPGKQQRRKDMAAIMAAHNIPYVAQTTIAHWQDLTRKVQRAMQVDGPAYLNVLAPCRLGWGTDPAMTIHLCELAADTCAWPLFEVDHGKWKVTYTPKTKLPIEEYLKPQERFRHVFQDSTGGLLAAIQKDVDEQWQALLARAGQT; this is translated from the coding sequence ATGCCCACGCTCAAGCAACTGGCGCGCCGGCCCAACCCGCTCACGGGGGGTCATAGCGCGTGCGCGGGCTGTGGCTTCCCACAGGCAATCCGGCTGGTGCTGATGTCCATCGAGGAACCGGTGGTGGTCGCAGGCGCCACGGGATGCATGGAAGTCACCACGACCACGTATCCCAACACCGCGTGGAACGTCCCGTTCATCCACAACGCGTTCGAGAACGCCGCGGCGACCATCTCCGGCGTGGAGGCGGCTTACAAGGCTTTGGTGCGCCGGGGCAAGATCAACAAGCCGATCCGCTTTGTCGCCTTCGGCGGGGACGGCGGGACCTACGACATCGGGCTGCAGGCGCTCTCGGGAGCGGCCGAGCGCGGCCACCGCTTCTTGTACGTGTGCTACGACAACCAGGCGTACATGAACACCGGGATCCAGCGCTCGGGCGCCACGCCCTTCGGTGCCTCCACCACGACCACCCCGGCCGGCGAGGTGGTCCCCGGCAAGCAGCAGCGGCGCAAGGACATGGCGGCCATCATGGCGGCGCACAACATTCCCTATGTCGCCCAGACCACCATCGCTCACTGGCAGGACCTCACCCGCAAGGTGCAGCGGGCGATGCAGGTGGACGGCCCCGCTTACCTCAACGTGCTGGCACCTTGCCGCTTGGGGTGGGGCACCGATCCGGCGATGACCATCCATCTGTGCGAGCTGGCAGCCGATACATGTGCCTGGCCGCTCTTCGAGGTGGACCACGGCAAGTGGAAGGTCACGTACACGCCGAAAACCAAGCTGCCCATCGAGGAGTACCTGAAGCCGCAAGAGCGGTTCCGCCACGTCTTCCAGGATTCTACGGGAGGGCTGTTGGCGGCGATCCAAAAAGACGTCGACGAGCAGTGGCAAGCCCTGCTGGCCAGGGCCGGCCAGACTTGA